The Muribaculum intestinale genome includes the window TAGTGGAAAAAACACTCTCTACCCCCGACAGTCTGATGGCGCTCGTGGAGGAATGGACATTGTCTGACTCGCTTGTAATCGGAGGGAGTATCTGCTTCGAGCCGTACTATTATTCCAAGAAGGGGGAATACTTCATGCCTTACGTCACCACGACGCTCGGCAACAAGCCGGTGAGTGTGTATCTCGGCGGCAAGGATTATGATTATTTCAAGATGGAATGGTACAAGTCGGCCAAAGAGGCGCGCCAAGGCATATGGTCGGAGCCGTACTATGACGACGGCGGCGGCGATGTGATGATGATAAGCTATGTGCTGCCACTTTTCAACAAATATGGCAATATGATAGGGGTGATGACGGCCGACATGTCGCTTGAGAAGCTTGTGAAGGATGTGGCCCATCTGCGTCCGTACCACGACAGCTTTTCGTTTGTGGTGAGTCGTCGCGGCACATTTATCGTGCATCCCCGTCGCAGCGTGATACTCAACCAGACGATATTCTCCTATGCCGACTCCCTCGACAGCGAGCCGATGAGACAGCTCGGACGCGACATGCTGAGCGGTCTGGCCGGATATGACCGCCGCACTCTGCGCGGCAAGGATATGCTTGTCAGCTACACTACCATCCCTCGCACGGGATGGGCGATAGCTACGTTCAGTCCCTATTCCGAGGTGGTAAATCATCTTGGTATGGTCACGGGCTACATGCTCGCCGTGCTTGTGGTGGGGCTCGTGGGGCTGCTGATAGTGCTGCGCTATGTGATAAAACGCAATACGCGGCCACTGGAGGACCTTACGAAAGTGGCCTACAAGATAGCCCGCGGCGACTTCTCGGCGCGTCTGCCGCGCGACACTCCCGACGGTAGCGTGCGCACTCTTGTCGATGCTTTCGCCCACATGCAGCAGTCGCTTGCCGACTATGTGGCGAGTCTGCGCCAGTCGACACTCGCCCAGGCACGCATACAGAGCGAGCTCGACATCGCCCACGCGATACAGAAGGAGACGATGCCGCGCACGTTTCCGACCTCGGCCGCCGGCGCGGGCATCGATG containing:
- a CDS encoding SpoIIE family protein phosphatase gives rise to the protein MKRKFNLSFSTRLYLWATLLILITFSGIAAIFHTYSSQREEEAGGRYAGFMLNEMVYSINERLLMVENVVKRYEPIVEKTLSTPDSLMALVEEWTLSDSLVIGGSICFEPYYYSKKGEYFMPYVTTTLGNKPVSVYLGGKDYDYFKMEWYKSAKEARQGIWSEPYYDDGGGDVMMISYVLPLFNKYGNMIGVMTADMSLEKLVKDVAHLRPYHDSFSFVVSRRGTFIVHPRRSVILNQTIFSYADSLDSEPMRQLGRDMLSGLAGYDRRTLRGKDMLVSYTTIPRTGWAIATFSPYSEVVNHLGMVTGYMLAVLVVGLVGLLIVLRYVIKRNTRPLEDLTKVAYKIARGDFSARLPRDTPDGSVRTLVDAFAHMQQSLADYVASLRQSTLAQARIQSELDIAHAIQKETMPRTFPTSAAGAGIDVFAMLNPVSTIGGDFYDFMLADGKFYFCIGTVSCAGTVSTSLLMTVARSVFRSSISAAQGPEMTIKAMSNVLHDNPESDMSITVFVGALDLYSGELTYANASHNAPLLVQPDGMTEFLPGSSSLPLGVDVLEECAQASLVLKPGSRMVFFTDGIITATNAGGAAYTDYTLYHTVTIIMANYPNLSARDMINRIGRSVREHVGDQEQHRDQALLTFTYKGLGKSAPSPDR